In Citrobacter sp. RHB25-C09, the following proteins share a genomic window:
- the tolR gene encoding colicin uptake protein TolR, which yields MARSRGRGRRDLKSEINIVPLLDVLLVLLLIFMATAPIITQSVEVDLPDATESQAVSSNDNPPVIIEVSGVGQYSVVVEKDRLDQLPPEQVIAEAKSRLEANPKTVFLIGGAKDVPYDEIIKALNLLHSAGVKSVGLMTQPI from the coding sequence ATGGCGAGATCGCGTGGACGTGGTCGTCGCGACCTGAAGTCCGAAATCAACATCGTACCGTTGCTCGATGTACTGCTGGTGCTGCTGCTGATCTTTATGGCAACCGCACCGATCATTACGCAGAGCGTGGAGGTTGACCTGCCGGATGCGACCGAGTCGCAAGCCGTGAGCAGCAACGACAATCCGCCGGTGATTATAGAAGTATCCGGAGTAGGGCAGTACAGCGTGGTGGTTGAGAAAGATCGTCTGGATCAACTCCCACCGGAACAGGTTATCGCGGAAGCGAAAAGCCGCCTGGAAGCGAATCCGAAAACAGTCTTCTTAATCGGTGGTGCGAAAGACGTACCTTACGATGAAATAATTAAAGCGCTGAACTTGTTACACAGTGCGGGCGTGAAGTCGGTTGGCTTGATGACGCAGCCAATCTGA